TGGTGTTGCCCTCGGCCAGCTCGGGGATTTTTGCGGCACTGATGCTGAGTTTTGGCCGCGCGGTTGGCGAAACCATGATTGTGCTGATGGCGAGCGGTAATTCGCCGGTGTTCGATAACAATCTGCTGCAAGGTTTGCGATCGCTGGCGGCGAATATTGCGATAGAGATGCCGGAAGCGGCAATTGCCAGCGCCCACTATCGGGTGCTGTTTTTAGCGGCGCTGGTGTTGTTTGTCTTCACCTTTCTGGTTAATTCGCTGGCGGAGGTGATTCGCCAGCGGCTGCGACGTCGCTACCGGGATGAAGGAGAGATGTCATGAAGCGCTGGCTGGCAACCGGGACGCCCTGGGTGTGGTTAACGGCATCGGCCATCACGTTTAGCCTGGTCGCAATGGCGGCGGTGTTCACCTTGCTGATAAGCCAGAGCGCTCGTTACCTGTGGCCGCAGCCGGTGTGGCTGTTTAGTCAGCTTGATGCACAGGGGGCAGTGCAGCAATGGTTAGGGGAGCGTTACGATGCATACCCGCTGACACATCAGCAACTGCGGGATGCCGGAATAGCCAACGCACCGCCAGAAGGCGCAACCCGCTATCTGGTGAAAACCGGCTGGCGTGAGCGCTATGGGCAGAGTTTTCAGGCGCTGTTATCCCATACCATCACCGAGATGCGCCAGCCCGCCGAGGTGTTGGCTGTGCGCCGGGCAAGCAACGGTATGGCTTACGGTTATCTGGATGGCATGACGGAAGACGGGCAGCCGCTGGTGTCGGATAATTTGCCCGCCGTCTTACAGCAACGCATCATGCGGGTTCATGAATGGATGACGCTGGCGCAAGACGTGCGTCTTAACGAGATGAGCCGGCTGAATCAGCGTTTTGACGATTTACGTCAGCAAGAAGCGCGCTTACGGCGGGAAAATCGGCTGGATTCTCAGGCACAGGCGCGCCTGAAAGCCGGGCGCAGCGAGCTTGAACGCCACTTTGATACGCTTAATCAGCAACTGCTGTCACTCAATACGGATATCAACCGAACGGCGCTGGTGCTGCGTGATGCGCAGGGGCTGCGCCATACCATACCGGTAAGTATGATTGAGCGCGCCTGGTATCCGAACCGGCTATCTTTGGCTGAAAAAGCCCGTCAGGCGCTGGACGTGCTGGGCACCATGCTGACCCGGTTTGCCCCGGATGACAGCAGCCCAGGGCAACTGTTCCCGGCCATTTTTGGCACCGTGCTGCTGGTGCTGCTGATGTCGGTGATTGTCATGCCATTAGGGGTGGTCGCGGCGGTCTATTTGCATGAATATGCCGATAACAATAGCCTGACTCGCTGGGTCCGAATTGCGGTGGCGAATCTGGCGGGGGTGCCGTCGATTGTTTACGGCGTCTTTGGGTTGGGGTTTTTTGTCTATCTGGTTGGCGGAACGCTCGATCAGTGGTTTTATGCGCAATCGTTGCCGAACCCGACGCTCGGGACGCCGGGGCTGCTATGGGCCTCGCTGACGCTGGCGTTACTGACATTGCCGGTGGTTATCGTCTCAACCGAAGAGGGCTTATCGCGTATTCCCGTCGCCCTGCGACACGGGTCGCTGGCGCTAGGCGCAACGCGTGCAGAGACGCTGTGGCGCGTGGTGTTGCCAATGGCTGTCCCGTCAATGATGACCGGGCTTATTCTGGCCATTGCCCGAGCCGCGGGAGAGACGGCTCCGCTGATGCTGGTCGGGGTGGTGAAATCGGTTCCTGCCTTGCCGGTGGATGCTTTTTTCCCTTATCTCCATCTGGAGAGGAAATTTATGCATCTAGGGTTTCAGATTTACGATCTGGCGTTTCAAAGCCCGGATGAGGAAGCGGCGCGCCCGCTGGTGTATATCACCGCATTGCTGCTGGTGCTGATAGTGGTGGCGCTCAATCTGGCGGCTATCGGTATTCGCCATGTGCTGCGCGAAAAATACCGGGCCATGTCACTCTGACACGCGCCAACAAAGTCACCGGGCGATGAAACCGGATAATGGAGAGCTAAGGGCATGCTGAAACAACGAGAACCACAGCCAGTAATGGATGTTCATCACTTGCCGGATGAACACACCGCCCTTGCGGTTGACGGGTTAAATCTGTACTACGGCAGCAAGCAGGCACTGTGTGATATCTCTGTGCGCATCCCCAAACATCGGGTAACGGCGTTAATCGGCCCGTCCGGCTGTGGTAAATCAACATTATTGCGCTGTTTTAACCGCATGAATGACCTGGTGGATCATTGCCGTATCGAAGGGGATATCTGCTTGCAGGGGATGCGCATCAATGACCCGGCGCTGGAGGTTTCAACGCTGCGCCGTCGGGTTGGCATGGTGTTTCAGCGCCCGAATCCGTTTCCTAAATCTATCTATGAGAATGTGATTTACGGCTTGCGGCTGCAAGGGGTTAAAGCGCGCCGCTTACTGGATGAAACGGTGGAAAGCGCGCTGCGGTCAGCGGCATTATGGCATGAAGTCAAAGACCGGTTAGGGGATAATGCGTTGACGCTCTCCAGCGGTCAGCAGCAGCGGCTGGTGATTGCCAGGGCCATTGCGATTGAACCTGAGGTGTTGTTGTTAGATGAACCGACCTCGGCATTAGATCCTATTTCAACGCTGGTTATCGAAGAACTGATGGGCGCGCTGAAACACCGCTTCACGCTAGTGTTAGTGACACATAACATGCAGCAGGCTGCCCGGGTTTCTGATTACACCGCGTTTATTCACCACGGCCGTTTAATTGAATACAACGAAACAGACCGGTTATTTACCGCTCCGTCCGATCGCCGGACAGAAGACTATATTACGGGGCGTTTTGGTTAATGAAATACCCTGCAATGATATTGTGGGGTTTTCTAATATTAACTTTGATTTATTAATTCGTTTTTTTATTTTCACTTCTGGTTTTTATCGTGATTGTTTCTCTCTCCTTCCTGGGAATTATTTAGGGCGATCTGTTTTTTTATTTTTCTTTTTTTGTGATTTTTTGAGGGTGAACTAAGCTAGTTCTGGCAGCAATAAGCTGCATATTTTAATGGAATCACTCAGGATGAGAATATCTACAAAAATAAGTTTTACTCTGGGCATGGTTGTCGCAGCACTGTCTCCCGTTTATGCACAATCCGTTGAAGAGCCGGTACAGACCGTCATTACGGCGCTCGACTCGCCGTTGGCTGATAACCCGCTGTATGCGCGTTCAGAACAGAATACTGCTTCTGCTGAACACGGCCCGCTGCGTGCGCCAGCCCCGGCATTAAGTTCGGTGCGCGTCTATTCGGTCTATTCGGCACAAAAAGGCGGCTGGCAGGCTGTGCCGTCGGGCACCTTCTCGCTGAGCGGTTACACCGGTGGTACATTGCGTATTGCGGTGCTGGAAACGGGATACGGTGGTAATCGCATTGGCTGGATTAACGGCGGGCAAACCAGCCCGTATCAGGTGAATGCGGTGTGTATCGTGAATGGTCGTTATACCGAAACCTGCCCGGCGGGCACTATCGTTTCTGGCTGGATGGCCTATTTTAATGCCGATAACCTGTCATCGGTTGTATTCCGTTATCAATCAACCTCAATTAATTCCCCTAACCGCACATTGAGTACCTCGCTCAATATTCAGTAAGGCCTTTTTACAGGCGGCGTTAGCGCTGCCTGTGTTTTTAACATCGCAGACGTATTGACTAAAACATACGTACTGGCAGCTCATTCAGTAATGTGCGTGATGATATTTTATGTGTTGGATCAAAATAATTGATGAGCGTCATTAATTATCCGTGAGATTTACTTCGGAGGTGATAAAATAGCCACGGTTTTCATTCACGCGTATGGCGGTAGGTATTATGAGATTCAGCACCATGAGCGAAGGCGAAATTATCACCGAGCTGT
This sequence is a window from Dickeya aquatica. Protein-coding genes within it:
- the pstA gene encoding phosphate ABC transporter permease PstA, which encodes MKRWLATGTPWVWLTASAITFSLVAMAAVFTLLISQSARYLWPQPVWLFSQLDAQGAVQQWLGERYDAYPLTHQQLRDAGIANAPPEGATRYLVKTGWRERYGQSFQALLSHTITEMRQPAEVLAVRRASNGMAYGYLDGMTEDGQPLVSDNLPAVLQQRIMRVHEWMTLAQDVRLNEMSRLNQRFDDLRQQEARLRRENRLDSQAQARLKAGRSELERHFDTLNQQLLSLNTDINRTALVLRDAQGLRHTIPVSMIERAWYPNRLSLAEKARQALDVLGTMLTRFAPDDSSPGQLFPAIFGTVLLVLLMSVIVMPLGVVAAVYLHEYADNNSLTRWVRIAVANLAGVPSIVYGVFGLGFFVYLVGGTLDQWFYAQSLPNPTLGTPGLLWASLTLALLTLPVVIVSTEEGLSRIPVALRHGSLALGATRAETLWRVVLPMAVPSMMTGLILAIARAAGETAPLMLVGVVKSVPALPVDAFFPYLHLERKFMHLGFQIYDLAFQSPDEEAARPLVYITALLLVLIVVALNLAAIGIRHVLREKYRAMSL
- the pstB gene encoding phosphate ABC transporter ATP-binding protein PstB, with protein sequence MLKQREPQPVMDVHHLPDEHTALAVDGLNLYYGSKQALCDISVRIPKHRVTALIGPSGCGKSTLLRCFNRMNDLVDHCRIEGDICLQGMRINDPALEVSTLRRRVGMVFQRPNPFPKSIYENVIYGLRLQGVKARRLLDETVESALRSAALWHEVKDRLGDNALTLSSGQQQRLVIARAIAIEPEVLLLDEPTSALDPISTLVIEELMGALKHRFTLVLVTHNMQQAARVSDYTAFIHHGRLIEYNETDRLFTAPSDRRTEDYITGRFG
- a CDS encoding YolA family protein, with amino-acid sequence MRISTKISFTLGMVVAALSPVYAQSVEEPVQTVITALDSPLADNPLYARSEQNTASAEHGPLRAPAPALSSVRVYSVYSAQKGGWQAVPSGTFSLSGYTGGTLRIAVLETGYGGNRIGWINGGQTSPYQVNAVCIVNGRYTETCPAGTIVSGWMAYFNADNLSSVVFRYQSTSINSPNRTLSTSLNIQ